TCGCAGCAGCCTCGTCGGGAGACCGGCGTTGGAAGAACCGCGATCGCCAACCGCAGCCTGCTTAAAGATCGGGAATAGCGTCCATGAAAACCAGCACGCTTGATGTCGGCGGCCTGTTCTCCATCCTTGGCGCCCGTGGCATCGAGAAGCAACTCCAGGGGATCGCCGGCGTCGGACGGGTCACGGTCAATCCGGTCTCCGGCCTGACGACAGTTGCCTACGACACGGCGCGGATCAGACTATCCGCAATCCAGGCCGCGATCGAAGCCTGCGGATTTCACTGTGCGGGCGAAGCCCTTCCCAGGCATGCCTGTTACGACCAGGCCACGACCAGCGCGACTCTTCGGGCGCGCGGCCGACACAAGGCCCACCGCTCCAGCGCGCCTCTGGCGCATGGACGAGCGCGCCTCGTTGATTCTCACGCGGCCGCCCACGCCGGCGCCAAGGCTCACGCTCGCATCGCCGCTGTCGAGGAGGAAGCGCCCGCGAAGACTGCCCTCGATGATGAGCATGCCCGTCATAAGGTAAACACGCCGGTCAGCGCCAAGACTCCCGGCGATGCCAAGGCGGCCGCCGAACCCAAGCCGCCTGGCGGCAAGGATGAACACGCGGGTCACAAGGCGCACGAGGGGGCCAAGACCGACGCGATGGCGCAGGAAATGGGTCACGGCGCCGGCCACGACTTGCAGGCTATGGTCCGCGACATGCGCAACCGCTTCTGGATTGCGCTTGCCTTCAGCCTGCCGGTCTTCCTCTTCGAGCCGATGGGCCTCGACTTCATGAAGGTGCCGCCCCCCTTTGGCCTGCGGCTCGATCTTGTGCTGTTTGTCCTGGCCAGCGGCGCGATCCTCTATCCGGTCTGGCCCTTCCTCGTCGCGGCATACCGTTCGATCCGCGCCGGCGTCGCAAACATGGCCGTGCTGGTCGTGCTCAGCGTCGGCACGGGCTACCTGTTCAGCGTCGGATCGACCTTCTTCTATGGTGGTGAGCAGTTCTACGAAGCCGCGGTAATCCTGCTGGACTTCATTCTGCTCGGCCATTGGCTGGAGATGCGCGCCAGGGCCGGGGCGTCCCAGGCCATCCGCGCCCTGATGGACCTGGCGCCGCCCAAGGCCTCGGTGCTGCGGGACGGCAAGGAAATCGAGGTGCCGACCTCCGAAGTGGTGGCCGGGGACACCGTCGTGATCCGGCCGGGCAACAAGATTCCCGTCGATGGAACCGTGCTGGAGGGGTCGTCCCTCGTCGATCAGTCGATGCTTACCGGCGAATCCATGCCGGTCGACAAGACGGTTGGCGACACGGTGATCGGCGCGACCATCAACAAGAGCGGCACGTTCCAGTACCGCGCGACCAAGGTCGGGGCGGACACCGCGCTCGCCCAGATCGTCAAGCTTGTTCAGGAGGCTCAGAACTCCAAGGCGCCCTCGCAACTGCTGGCCGACCGCGCGGCGCAGTGGCTGGTCTGGGCGGCCATCGGCGTCGGCCTGCTGACCTTTGGCGTCTGGTTCTGGATGATCGGCCAGCCCCTGCTCTTCGCGATCAGCCTGATGATCACCGTTTTTGTCATCGCCTGTCCGGACGCCTTAGGCCTGGCGACCCCGATGGCGATCATGGTCGGCACCGGGCTCGGCGCTACGAATGGTATCCTGTTCAAGAACGCCTCGGCGCTCGAAGACGCCACCAAGCTGAACGTCATCATCTTCGACAAGACCGGAACCCTGACGATGGGGCAGCCCGAGGTGGTCGACCTCGTGACCGCGCCGGGGGCCACCGAGAACCAGTTGCTCTCCGCCGCCGCGGCGGTGGACGCAGGCTCGGACCATCCGCTGGCGCAGGCGATCCTGCGACGGGCCGCTAAGGTGAAAACCCCCAAGGTCACCGGATTCAAGAACATCGAGGGCAAGGGCGCGCAGGCTCACATCGGGGCCAAGACGGCCTTGCTTGGGAACATGCGCCTGATGAGCGAGCACAAGATCGACCTCGGCGACCTCGCCGCGAAATCCGAGGCGCTGCAGGGCGCCGGCCGGACCGTCGTTCACCTCGCGGTGGGCGGCAAGCTGGTCGGACTGATCGCCATCGCCGACGCCATCCGACCGACCGCGGTAGAAGCGATCAAGGTGCTTCGCGCCCGAGGCGTCGAAGTCGCCATGCTCACGGGCGACAACCAGGGCACGGCGGACCGCATCGCCAAGAGCCTTGGCATCGACATGGTGTTCGCCGACGTGCTGCCCGGCGACAAGGCCAGCAAGGTCAAGGAACTGCAGGCCCAGGGCAAGAAGGTCGGCATGGTGGGGGACGGCGTGAACGACGCCCCGGCCCTCACTCAGGCTGACGTCGGGTTCGCGATCGGCGCCGGCACGGATGTGGCGATGGAGAGCGCCGACATCGTGCTGATGAAGAGCGATCCTTTCGACGTCGTCGGCGCCATCGAACTGTCTCGCGCGACACTCCGCAAGATGCATCAGAACCTATGGTGGGCGGTCGGCTACAATGTCATCGCCTTCCCGCTGGCCGCCGGCGTGCTGTACCCGTTCCTGTTGGGGCCCAGCATCGCCGCCATCGCTATGTCCGGCAGCACTGCGATCGTGGCCATCAACGCGCTGATGCTGAAGCGCACAAAGCTGGACGGTATCCGCCGCCAGGGCGCGGCGCCCCCACCTGCCGCCGCTTCGCCTTTGAGTCCCGCGGCTAGGCCCGCGCTCGCCGCCGCGTGACCGCCCGCACCCGTCCCAAAGGCGATCCGGCCGCCACCATGGCGGTGCTGATGCTCTCGGTGTTCACGGTCTCGATCGGCTACGGCGTTGTGCTGACCGCGCCCTAGCTCAGACGGATATTGGCCCTTGGGAGCGGCCAACAGGCAGGCGGATTGCCCGTCAAATTCACTCGGAACCGCTTTCGGTCCGACGACTTCCGGGGCGTCGCACCTGGAAGCTGTAAGAGCGCGCCTGCAGAGGCGTCTTACAGGGTGCGCGGCGGTCACGGCGAGTTCTCCTGCCGCTGCAACCGAGATGTCCGGACTCAACTGGAATTGGAACCGACGATGAAGACGACAACCAGATGCCTTTGCGTGCTTGCTGCGTTCGCCGCGACGACGGCATGGGCCGCCGAACCGGATCCGCACGCCGCTCACCACCCCTCACCCGCCGCGACGTCGAAGCCGGCGGCAAAGGCTGGCGGGTCCATGATGGCCGGCGGGATGATGAACATGGCCGACATGCATGGCCTTG
The sequence above is drawn from the Phenylobacterium glaciei genome and encodes:
- a CDS encoding heavy metal translocating P-type ATPase, with translation MKTSTLDVGGLFSILGARGIEKQLQGIAGVGRVTVNPVSGLTTVAYDTARIRLSAIQAAIEACGFHCAGEALPRHACYDQATTSATLRARGRHKAHRSSAPLAHGRARLVDSHAAAHAGAKAHARIAAVEEEAPAKTALDDEHARHKVNTPVSAKTPGDAKAAAEPKPPGGKDEHAGHKAHEGAKTDAMAQEMGHGAGHDLQAMVRDMRNRFWIALAFSLPVFLFEPMGLDFMKVPPPFGLRLDLVLFVLASGAILYPVWPFLVAAYRSIRAGVANMAVLVVLSVGTGYLFSVGSTFFYGGEQFYEAAVILLDFILLGHWLEMRARAGASQAIRALMDLAPPKASVLRDGKEIEVPTSEVVAGDTVVIRPGNKIPVDGTVLEGSSLVDQSMLTGESMPVDKTVGDTVIGATINKSGTFQYRATKVGADTALAQIVKLVQEAQNSKAPSQLLADRAAQWLVWAAIGVGLLTFGVWFWMIGQPLLFAISLMITVFVIACPDALGLATPMAIMVGTGLGATNGILFKNASALEDATKLNVIIFDKTGTLTMGQPEVVDLVTAPGATENQLLSAAAAVDAGSDHPLAQAILRRAAKVKTPKVTGFKNIEGKGAQAHIGAKTALLGNMRLMSEHKIDLGDLAAKSEALQGAGRTVVHLAVGGKLVGLIAIADAIRPTAVEAIKVLRARGVEVAMLTGDNQGTADRIAKSLGIDMVFADVLPGDKASKVKELQAQGKKVGMVGDGVNDAPALTQADVGFAIGAGTDVAMESADIVLMKSDPFDVVGAIELSRATLRKMHQNLWWAVGYNVIAFPLAAGVLYPFLLGPSIAAIAMSGSTAIVAINALMLKRTKLDGIRRQGAAPPPAAASPLSPAARPALAAA